One part of the Patescibacteria group bacterium genome encodes these proteins:
- a CDS encoding ribonucleoside triphosphate reductase, which translates to MITQIRKRSGDITAFDQKKITKAIKNAAMAVGINNEALYQELSDKVVEKLRIKFHKNSIPAVEEIQDLVEETLIEEKQTRIAKAFIIYRDQHRQLRDINQATEDEKLMESYLGQSDWRLKENSNMSFSVQGLNNYVASAISARYWLNKLYPEKIRLAHVNGDFHIHDLGLLAPYCCGWDLKDLLTRGFRGVREKVQSNAPKHFRSALGQIINFFYTMQGEAAGAQAFANFDTYLAPFIRYDNLSYKDVKQSLQEFMFNINVPTRVGFQTPFTNITMDVTPSPLVGEENVIIGGKIMPEKYKDFQAEMDMFNQAFAEVMLEGDSTGRVFGFPIPTYTVDKDFDWDRECLKPVWEMTAKYGIPYFSNFVNSDMKRDDARSMCCRLRLDNRELRKRGGGLFGANPLTGSLGVVTINLARLGYLSKDQDEFRKRLVDLMDLAKESLEIKRKVIEKFTKDRLYPYSMYYLDGIYQRFGTYWQNHFNTIGINGMNECALNLLGQDITTPEGHKFAAETLDFMREKLMDYQNETNNLYNLEATPGEGCTYRFAKKDQEIYPDIICANNNAVKNQKADPYYTNSTHLPVGYTDDIFSALDLQDELQVKYTGGTVLHGYLGERLNNGEAAKKLARKIIENYRLPYFTITPTFSICPKHGYLSGEHKYCPKCDEEIGYQEDLKHEEVVRVEA; encoded by the coding sequence ATGATCACCCAGATTCGTAAACGGTCCGGCGATATTACCGCTTTTGACCAGAAAAAAATCACCAAAGCCATCAAAAATGCGGCGATGGCGGTTGGTATTAATAACGAAGCTCTTTATCAAGAGTTGAGTGATAAGGTAGTAGAGAAGCTGCGTATTAAATTTCATAAGAATAGTATTCCCGCGGTTGAAGAAATCCAGGATTTAGTCGAGGAAACCTTGATTGAAGAGAAACAAACCCGGATTGCCAAAGCCTTTATCATCTATCGTGATCAGCATCGCCAGCTCCGTGATATCAATCAGGCGACCGAGGACGAAAAATTAATGGAAAGCTATCTGGGACAATCGGATTGGCGCTTAAAAGAGAACAGTAACATGAGCTTTTCCGTCCAGGGCTTGAATAATTACGTAGCCTCGGCCATCTCGGCCCGTTATTGGCTGAATAAGCTTTATCCAGAGAAGATTCGCTTGGCCCACGTCAACGGTGATTTCCATATCCATGATTTAGGTTTGCTCGCTCCATATTGTTGCGGCTGGGACTTAAAAGACCTCTTAACTCGCGGTTTCCGAGGTGTCCGGGAAAAAGTCCAAAGTAATGCCCCGAAGCATTTCCGTAGTGCCTTAGGCCAAATTATCAATTTTTTCTATACGATGCAGGGTGAGGCTGCCGGCGCTCAAGCTTTCGCTAATTTTGACACCTATCTCGCTCCTTTTATCCGTTATGACAATTTGAGCTATAAGGACGTCAAGCAGAGTCTGCAAGAATTCATGTTTAACATTAACGTCCCGACTCGCGTCGGTTTTCAGACTCCTTTTACTAATATTACAATGGATGTAACCCCTTCTCCTTTAGTCGGAGAGGAAAATGTGATTATCGGCGGCAAGATAATGCCAGAAAAATATAAGGATTTTCAGGCGGAAATGGATATGTTCAACCAGGCCTTCGCTGAGGTTATGCTCGAAGGCGACTCGACTGGGCGCGTCTTCGGTTTCCCGATTCCTACCTATACGGTCGATAAGGATTTTGATTGGGACAGGGAATGTTTGAAGCCGGTATGGGAAATGACCGCTAAGTATGGCATCCCCTATTTTTCCAATTTTGTTAATTCTGACATGAAGCGCGATGACGCCCGCTCAATGTGCTGCCGCTTACGCCTCGATAACCGGGAATTAAGAAAGCGCGGTGGCGGCTTGTTCGGCGCCAATCCGCTGACCGGAAGCTTGGGGGTGGTAACTATTAATCTGGCTCGCCTGGGCTATTTATCCAAGGATCAAGATGAATTCAGAAAACGTTTAGTCGATCTCATGGACTTAGCTAAAGAAAGTTTAGAGATAAAACGCAAGGTAATTGAGAAGTTTACTAAGGATCGTCTCTATCCCTATTCTATGTATTACCTCGATGGGATTTATCAGAGATTCGGCACTTATTGGCAGAATCACTTCAATACCATTGGCATTAATGGCATGAATGAATGCGCCCTTAATTTATTGGGCCAGGATATTACAACGCCCGAAGGTCATAAGTTCGCCGCTGAAACCCTGGATTTCATGAGAGAAAAATTAATGGATTATCAGAACGAAACTAATAATTTATACAATCTGGAAGCGACTCCGGGTGAGGGTTGCACCTATCGTTTTGCCAAGAAGGACCAAGAGATTTATCCTGACATCATTTGCGCCAATAATAATGCAGTCAAGAACCAGAAGGCCGATCCTTATTATACTAATTCTACGCATTTGCCGGTCGGTTATACTGACGATATATTTTCTGCTTTAGACCTACAGGATGAGCTCCAAGTAAAGTATACGGGCGGCACGGTTCTGCACGGTTACCTAGGGGAACGCTTGAATAATGGTGAAGCCGCTAAGAAATTAGCTCGTAAAATCATCGAAAATTACCGTTTGCCTTATTTCACCATTACTCCGACTTTCTCAATTTGTCCTAAACACGGCTATTTATCGGGTGAACATAAGTATTGCCCTAAATGCGATGAAGAAATCGGTTATCAGGAAGAC
- the nrdR gene encoding transcriptional regulator NrdR, with amino-acid sequence MKCPICYYHDTKVIDSRVAADGLSIRRRRECLKCDFRFSTYEEIELLDLVIVKRDGRREAYSREKLTSGLKKALEKRAITEDKFKKLIHNIERDLQKLQKSEITSRQIGQVVMKSLKKFDQVAYIRYASVYESFKDAHEFKKELNKLIKDKK; translated from the coding sequence ATGAAATGCCCGATTTGTTACTATCATGATACCAAGGTAATCGATTCACGGGTAGCGGCCGACGGACTTTCAATCCGCCGCCGCCGCGAGTGTTTGAAATGTGATTTCCGCTTTTCCACTTATGAGGAGATTGAGCTCCTAGATTTGGTGATAGTTAAGCGGGATGGGCGGAGAGAGGCTTATAGCCGGGAAAAATTAACCAGCGGTTTAAAGAAAGCCTTAGAAAAAAGGGCGATTACCGAAGATAAATTCAAAAAATTAATTCATAATATCGAGCGGGACCTGCAAAAGCTCCAAAAATCAGAAATCACCTCGCGCCAGATCGGCCAGGTGGTTATGAAAAGCCTGAAAAAGTTCGATCAAGTCGCCTATATCCGTTATGCTTCCGTCTATGAGTCTTTTAAGGACGCCCATGAATTCAAGAAGGAGCTTAATAAGCTAATTAAAGATAAAAAATAA
- the ftsZ gene encoding cell division protein FtsZ, producing the protein MAEVKPEVETFAKIKVVGVGGGGGSAVNRMVEAGIKGVEFVAVNTDIQALHYNKAKEKIHIGKTVTKGLGAGMNPDLGRQAAEESQNDLREALKDCDMVFVTCGLGGGTGSGASPIVAQIARDLGALTVAVVTKPFVFEGGQRKNIADRAYAELADKVDTIITISNDKLLQVIDKKTSLLEAFTIADDVLRQGVQGIAEIITVPGIINADFADVKAVMANAGSALMGIGQAGGENKAIEAAKAAINSNLLDMSIDGARGIVFTITGGTDLTMNEVSEAAKVITSAADDEAKIIFGAVIDEKLKDQIKITVVATGFDGKGRSPKLEVSKAYTPSAFMEKEIEKETAPEEKSKLSIFKNIQNRPVIEKKPEKKQEEDDLSVPAFIRKKMG; encoded by the coding sequence ATGGCGGAAGTAAAACCAGAAGTAGAGACCTTTGCTAAAATAAAGGTAGTCGGCGTCGGCGGCGGCGGCGGAAGCGCCGTCAACCGTATGGTTGAGGCCGGCATCAAGGGGGTGGAATTCGTGGCTGTTAATACGGATATCCAGGCTTTGCATTATAATAAAGCCAAAGAGAAAATTCATATCGGAAAGACTGTTACCAAGGGCTTAGGAGCGGGTATGAACCCGGATTTAGGCCGCCAGGCGGCCGAAGAGTCTCAGAATGACCTGAGAGAGGCCCTAAAGGATTGTGATATGGTTTTTGTGACCTGCGGCTTGGGCGGTGGCACCGGTTCAGGCGCTTCGCCGATAGTAGCCCAGATTGCTCGTGACTTAGGGGCCCTGACAGTCGCGGTTGTTACCAAACCTTTTGTGTTTGAGGGTGGCCAGAGGAAAAATATTGCCGATCGGGCCTATGCTGAGCTGGCTGATAAAGTTGATACGATAATTACTATCTCTAATGATAAATTATTACAGGTTATTGATAAGAAAACCTCGCTGTTAGAGGCATTTACGATCGCTGATGATGTTTTGCGCCAAGGTGTCCAGGGAATAGCCGAAATTATTACCGTTCCTGGCATCATTAATGCTGATTTTGCCGACGTTAAGGCGGTCATGGCTAATGCTGGTTCTGCTTTGATGGGTATTGGCCAGGCTGGCGGTGAGAACAAGGCGATTGAAGCCGCTAAAGCCGCTATTAATTCCAATCTGTTAGATATGTCGATCGATGGTGCTCGGGGTATCGTCTTTACCATTACTGGCGGCACAGACTTGACCATGAACGAGGTCAGTGAAGCGGCTAAAGTTATTACCTCGGCGGCTGACGATGAAGCCAAGATCATCTTCGGAGCAGTTATTGATGAAAAGCTTAAAGATCAGATTAAGATTACGGTCGTCGCTACTGGTTTTGACGGCAAGGGACGTAGTCCAAAATTGGAAGTAAGCAAGGCCTATACCCCCAGCGCTTTTATGGAGAAGGAGATAGAAAAAGAAACGGCGCCAGAAGAGAAAAGCAAGCTTTCGATTTTTAAGAACATCCAGAATAGGCCAGTTATAGAAAAGAAGCCGGAGAAGAAACAGGAAGAGGATGATTTGAGCGTGCCAGCATTTATTCGGAAGAAGATGGGTTAA
- the ftsA gene encoding cell division protein FtsA: protein MKNDIIAGLDIGSTSIRLVIGQQVSGLAGDELQIIGAVSVPTAGVSKGIVNSIEEATSSISACLEKAERLIGVPISSVWVSINDPYIKCERNKGVVAVSKSDGEISHNDVERAVEAARALAVPVNYEILHVLPVKFAVDNQADIKDPIGMSGIRLEVETLIVQGLSTQIKNLTKAIYRTGLEIEDLVLAPLAAAEAVLSSKQKELGVALVNIGSSTTSLAVYEERTLIHTAILPIGSEHITSDIAIGLRCPINLAERIKKEYGQANPAVFSSKEEVDISALVKEEEVHDDISLISRKYVAEIIEARVEEILEKVEHEFKKIDRAGMLPAGVVFVGGGSELNGLIDIAKKKLRLPAGNGEARNTKVIIDKVKHPEFLTALGLVVWGGSGENGAAGSGAGFKPNLKGIFEKTKGFFQKIMPK from the coding sequence ATGAAAAATGACATTATCGCCGGTTTAGACATTGGTTCAACCTCTATCCGTTTAGTTATCGGCCAACAGGTTTCCGGTTTGGCTGGTGATGAATTACAGATTATTGGCGCTGTGTCTGTGCCGACCGCTGGCGTTAGTAAAGGAATAGTCAATAGCATCGAGGAGGCAACTTCTTCTATTTCTGCTTGTTTGGAAAAGGCGGAGCGTTTAATTGGCGTGCCTATTTCTAGCGTTTGGGTTAGCATAAATGATCCTTATATCAAGTGCGAGCGCAACAAAGGCGTGGTAGCCGTTTCTAAAAGCGACGGCGAAATAAGCCATAATGACGTGGAGCGTGCTGTCGAAGCCGCCAGAGCCTTAGCCGTGCCGGTCAATTACGAAATACTCCATGTTTTGCCGGTTAAATTCGCGGTTGATAATCAGGCTGACATCAAAGATCCGATTGGCATGAGTGGCATCCGGCTGGAAGTGGAAACTTTAATAGTCCAAGGCTTAAGTACGCAGATTAAAAATCTAACTAAGGCTATATATCGGACCGGTTTAGAGATTGAGGATTTGGTTTTGGCTCCCTTAGCCGCGGCTGAGGCAGTTTTAAGCTCAAAGCAGAAGGAGCTGGGGGTGGCTTTGGTTAATATCGGGTCTTCGACCACCTCGCTAGCTGTTTATGAAGAAAGGACCTTGATCCATACGGCTATTTTGCCAATCGGTTCCGAACATATTACTTCCGACATTGCTATTGGCTTGCGTTGCCCAATCAACTTAGCGGAAAGGATAAAGAAGGAATATGGCCAGGCAAATCCGGCAGTATTTTCTAGCAAAGAAGAGGTTGATATCAGCGCTTTAGTTAAAGAAGAAGAGGTTCATGATGATATTTCCCTGATTTCCCGTAAGTATGTCGCTGAAATTATCGAGGCTCGGGTGGAAGAAATTTTAGAAAAAGTGGAGCATGAATTTAAAAAGATCGACCGAGCCGGGATGTTGCCAGCTGGCGTAGTCTTCGTCGGTGGTGGCAGCGAACTTAACGGGTTAATCGATATTGCCAAAAAGAAATTGCGTTTACCGGCTGGCAATGGGGAGGCTAGAAATACGAAAGTAATTATTGATAAGGTTAAGCATCCAGAGTTTCTGACCGCTTTAGGCTTGGTAGTTTGGGGTGGCAGCGGTGAAAATGGAGCGGCTGGTAGCGGAGCTGGCTTTAAGCCGAATCTAAAAGGGATATTCGAAAAAACTAAAGGCTTTTTCCAGAAAATAATGCCAAAATAA
- a CDS encoding prepilin peptidase has protein sequence MVFFLLLSMFVFGLVIGSFLNCLIWRLYKEESLWGRSYCPECRHQIAWYDNIPLLSYIILGGHCRHCHKRISWQYPALELLTGVLFVLAGIKNFGGWAQLSAYTSSDILFHLSSARFYLSLGRDYFIIAAMMIVLVYDLRWYLISNLVIWPAAVIIFILNIILGLGWLSSLVFALISAGFFWLQFVVTRRRGLGEGDIWLGLLLGFIFPDLPSWWLMIISSYFLGSLVGLALMISGRKKWGSKLPLGVFLAIGAIIILLFGQAIIGYYLTLRA, from the coding sequence ATGGTTTTCTTCTTATTATTATCGATGTTTGTTTTCGGTCTGGTTATTGGCAGCTTTTTGAATTGTCTGATTTGGCGCTTATATAAGGAAGAGAGCCTTTGGGGACGTTCATATTGTCCGGAATGCCGGCACCAGATCGCTTGGTATGATAATATCCCGCTGCTAAGTTACATTATTTTAGGCGGACATTGCCGTCATTGCCATAAAAGGATCTCTTGGCAGTATCCAGCGCTTGAATTATTGACAGGGGTTTTATTTGTCTTAGCGGGTATTAAGAATTTTGGTGGTTGGGCGCAGTTAAGCGCCTACACCTCAAGCGACATCTTATTCCATCTTAGCTCAGCTCGTTTTTATCTGTCTTTGGGTCGAGATTATTTCATTATCGCTGCCATGATGATAGTCTTGGTTTATGATTTACGCTGGTATCTTATTTCCAATCTAGTTATTTGGCCGGCGGCTGTTATAATTTTTATTTTAAATATTATTTTGGGTTTGGGATGGCTGAGTTCCTTGGTTTTTGCCCTTATCAGCGCTGGCTTTTTTTGGCTCCAATTTGTAGTGACGCGGCGTCGCGGCCTGGGGGAAGGTGATATTTGGCTAGGCTTATTATTAGGTTTTATCTTTCCTGATTTGCCCAGCTGGTGGCTGATGATAATTAGCTCTTATTTTCTGGGCTCCCTGGTGGGCTTAGCCTTAATGATAAGCGGTCGGAAAAAATGGGGTTCTAAGCTGCCTTTAGGTGTGTTTTTGGCTATTGGAGCCATAATTATCCTGCTTTTCGGGCAGGCAATCATTGGCTACTATCTGACCCTTAGAGCCTAG